AACTTCACCACCCTCCGCCAACGCGCCTTCCGCGAAGCCTTTGATGCCGTTAACATCAACTTCCAAGCCATTTTTGCCGAACTATCCGATGGCGACGGCTATCTGCAACTGGAAGACGAAGACGATCCCTTTGCCGGAGGCTTGAACCTCGTTGCCCATCCCAAGGGGAAACCCGTACAGCGACTAGCGTCCATGTCTGGAGGTGAAAAGTCCCTGACTGCGCTGAGCTTTATCTTCGCCCTCCAGCGCTATCGCCCCTCGCCGTTCTACGCCTTTGATGAGGTCGATATGTTCCTGGATGGTGCAAACGTGGAACGGCTGTCCCGCATGATTAAGCACCAGTCCCAGCAAGCCCAGTTCATTGTGGTAAGCTTGCGACGTCCCATGATTGAATCCGCCGAACGCACCATTGGAGTCACCCAAGCACGGGGAGCCTACACCCAGGTTTTGGGACTCAACCTTCAATCCCAATAAGGGGTTTTGAGGTTCTCTAATCGGGTCAGTTGTGTTATCCGCCCTTGTCTCTACTACAATCGGTGACTGTTAATGTAGAGTAGAACGAAAAAGTGTTGACATCTCGACTAAATTCGAGATCAGGATTGCAGATGACATTTGAACACTCTTGCCAACGAGCAGATATTCTCGGAACTCAAATTATCACTCGCGACACCGGAAAGCGTCTGGGCGTTGTGAGTCAGCTCTGGGTCGATATTGACCGCCGCGAAGTTGTGGCCATTGGCCTGCGGGAAAGTATGCTTTCTGGAGTTCTATCGAATACGCAAGAGTTGATGTTGCTAAGCAACGTTCGCCAATTTGGAGATGTCATCTTAGTGGATGATGACTCCGTGATTGAAGAAACGCTGAATATCGACGGCTACAGTAGCCTCATCAACTGCGAGGTCGTTACCGAAGCTGGAGACTTACTCGGCAAAGTGCGCGGCTTCAAATTCAACGTCAACACAGGGAAAGTGGAAGCCATTGTGATTGCCTCCTTCGGGATTCCCCTCATTCCCGACCAGGTAATCAGCACCTATGAACTATCGATGGATGAGGTCGTCAGCAGCGGCCCCGATCGCCTGATTGTGTTTGAAGGCGCAGAAGAGAAGCTCGTTCAGCTCACGGTTGGTATCCTGGAACGCTTAGGAATTGGGCGATCGCCTTGGGATCGCGAAGACGACTACTACGTGATGCCCACCTCCAGCACCAATCAGTTGGGCACCGGAATTCCTGCCGCAGAACCCCTCCGCCGAGAGGCCGCCCCCGCCGCCCAGGAAGCCACCTGGGACGCAGACAACTGGAGCGAAGCCCGTCAGCCCCTCGTCGAGGAAGCCTTAGCCGAAGAATCCAACTGGGACGACGACGATCGCTACGAGTACGAACCGATCACCTACAACGAACCTCCCCGTCAGGAAATGCGCCAGTACGCTGAACCGCAGTATGTTGAGGAAGATGTAACGCGGGATGCCTGGGAAGACGATGAGAATCCCCAACC
This Synechococcales cyanobacterium T60_A2020_003 DNA region includes the following protein-coding sequences:
- a CDS encoding PRC-barrel domain-containing protein: MTFEHSCQRADILGTQIITRDTGKRLGVVSQLWVDIDRREVVAIGLRESMLSGVLSNTQELMLLSNVRQFGDVILVDDDSVIEETLNIDGYSSLINCEVVTEAGDLLGKVRGFKFNVNTGKVEAIVIASFGIPLIPDQVISTYELSMDEVVSSGPDRLIVFEGAEEKLVQLTVGILERLGIGRSPWDREDDYYVMPTSSTNQLGTGIPAAEPLRREAAPAAQEATWDADNWSEARQPLVEEALAEESNWDDDDRYEYEPITYNEPPRQEMRQYAEPQYVEEDVTRDAWEDDENPQPYSPPKLNLPNRETVAEYEEETDY